One window from the genome of Bremerella cremea encodes:
- a CDS encoding glycosyltransferase family 2 protein, with product MTASLLEHPQANHAQAWEPTVDHSSDSYDLAPWEFRLAETQDLTDELTSCETSSPSQLDYTLPHEFKLSVIVPVYNEADTIATTVSRLMQLPFRTEIVIVEDGSTDGTRDVLARLAHFCDLKIIYHPRNQGKGAAIRTAIPNVTGDIVVIQDADLEYDPQDLIQVIRPLISGEADVSYGSRFLAESSPQKSSSYFHRLGNQTMTFLSNCLTGLNLTDMETCYKAFPRSIIQRITTQQNRFGFEPEITAKLAKRRYRFQECPIHYHARDWSAGKQIGWKDALSTLYSIVRYRFVD from the coding sequence ATGACAGCCAGCTTACTCGAACACCCACAAGCCAATCATGCTCAGGCCTGGGAACCTACGGTCGATCATTCCTCCGATTCATACGACTTGGCTCCCTGGGAATTTCGCTTGGCAGAAACCCAAGATTTGACCGACGAGCTTACCTCCTGCGAAACGTCTTCTCCTAGTCAGCTCGACTACACTTTGCCGCACGAGTTCAAACTTTCGGTGATTGTGCCGGTTTACAACGAAGCTGATACGATCGCGACAACTGTGAGCCGACTCATGCAGTTGCCGTTTCGTACAGAAATTGTGATTGTCGAAGATGGCAGCACCGACGGAACACGCGACGTGCTGGCCCGCTTAGCCCATTTTTGCGACCTGAAAATTATCTACCACCCACGTAACCAAGGGAAAGGAGCCGCAATCCGGACGGCAATCCCCAACGTGACCGGCGATATTGTGGTGATTCAGGATGCGGATCTCGAATACGACCCTCAGGACTTGATTCAGGTCATTCGTCCTTTGATCAGCGGCGAAGCGGACGTCTCGTATGGTTCGCGTTTTTTAGCAGAGAGCTCGCCCCAGAAAAGCTCGTCGTATTTCCATCGCTTGGGCAATCAGACAATGACTTTCCTGTCCAACTGCTTAACCGGTCTGAACCTGACCGATATGGAAACCTGCTACAAGGCCTTCCCTCGTTCGATCATCCAACGCATCACGACGCAACAAAACCGCTTTGGCTTCGAGCCGGAAATCACCGCTAAACTGGCCAAGCGGCGTTATCGCTTCCAAGAATGCCCCATTCATTACCATGCACGCGATTGGTCAGCGGGGAAGCAAATCGGATGGAAGGATGCCCTTTCCACCCTCTACAGCATCGTGCGATATCGGTTTGTCGACTAA
- the ilvB gene encoding biosynthetic-type acetolactate synthase large subunit, which yields MLGADIMIESLVRHGVEVLFAYPGGCSMPLHQALTRYKDKIRTILPRHEQGGCFAAQGLARSTGKVGAVMATSGPGATNLVTAIADAKLDSIPLVAISAQVPRAVIGSDAFQETPIVEVCRGITKHHYLVTDIHDLTRIMKEAFHIATTGRPGPVLIDIPKDVQLEQCVPDWDCAMNLPGYNIQPRVAAPEQIRQVAAAIKRAKRPVIYAGGGIITSEASGELRELVKKTGIPITMTVMGLGAYPNKDPLSLDMLGMHGTVYANVAVSECDLLIGLGVRFDDRVTGKLSEFAKDAKIVHIDIDPSELNKNKQAHIPIVSDLKPALKMLNEVVEAPEDISDWVKHCQKLKHDDPLTYNKEFDGILQQHAIAELSRMTQDRETIISVGVGQHQMWAAQFYQFAKPRTWLSSSGLGTMGFGLPAAMGAQAANPDALCIDIEGDGSFLMNIQELATCYCENLPVKVLLVNNQHLGMVVQWEDRFMAGNRAHTYLGPIHHDEWEGKGNDIYPAERYPDFVQIAKGFGCGGATISKKSELIPALEEMIAHDGPYVLDVAVPYQEHVLPMIPSGMTVKDMIKS from the coding sequence ATGCTGGGCGCCGACATTATGATCGAATCGCTGGTACGACATGGTGTAGAAGTACTCTTCGCCTATCCCGGCGGTTGCAGTATGCCGCTGCACCAGGCGTTGACCCGCTACAAAGACAAGATTCGCACTATCCTGCCCCGCCACGAACAAGGTGGCTGCTTTGCCGCACAAGGGCTTGCCCGCAGCACCGGCAAAGTGGGTGCCGTGATGGCCACCAGTGGTCCGGGTGCCACCAACTTGGTGACGGCAATTGCCGACGCCAAGCTCGATAGCATTCCCCTGGTTGCGATCAGCGCTCAGGTTCCGCGAGCCGTCATCGGTTCCGACGCCTTCCAGGAAACGCCGATCGTGGAAGTTTGTCGCGGTATCACCAAGCATCATTACCTCGTGACCGATATTCATGACCTGACCCGGATCATGAAGGAAGCCTTCCATATCGCTACGACCGGTCGCCCTGGTCCGGTGCTGATCGATATTCCGAAGGACGTTCAGCTGGAACAATGCGTGCCCGATTGGGACTGCGCCATGAACCTGCCGGGCTACAACATTCAGCCACGCGTGGCTGCACCCGAGCAAATCCGCCAAGTGGCCGCAGCGATCAAGCGAGCCAAGCGTCCGGTTATTTATGCTGGCGGTGGTATTATCACCTCCGAGGCCTCCGGTGAACTTCGCGAACTGGTTAAAAAGACCGGCATTCCGATCACCATGACCGTGATGGGCTTGGGCGCTTACCCCAACAAAGACCCACTTTCGCTCGACATGCTGGGCATGCACGGCACCGTTTACGCCAATGTGGCGGTCAGCGAGTGCGACCTGCTTATCGGGCTGGGCGTTCGCTTCGACGACCGGGTGACCGGCAAGCTGTCGGAATTCGCCAAAGACGCGAAGATTGTTCACATCGACATCGACCCGAGCGAATTGAACAAGAACAAGCAAGCTCATATCCCCATCGTCAGCGACTTGAAGCCTGCCTTGAAGATGCTGAACGAAGTAGTGGAAGCCCCGGAAGACATTTCCGATTGGGTGAAGCACTGCCAGAAGCTGAAGCATGATGATCCGTTGACTTACAACAAGGAATTCGACGGCATTCTGCAGCAGCACGCCATTGCCGAACTTTCGCGGATGACGCAAGATCGCGAAACGATCATCTCGGTAGGTGTGGGTCAGCATCAAATGTGGGCCGCCCAGTTCTATCAATTCGCCAAGCCTCGCACCTGGCTTTCCAGCAGCGGCTTGGGAACGATGGGCTTCGGTCTGCCCGCCGCCATGGGTGCTCAGGCCGCCAACCCCGACGCATTATGCATCGACATCGAAGGGGATGGTAGCTTCCTGATGAACATCCAGGAACTGGCGACCTGCTACTGCGAAAACTTGCCCGTGAAGGTCCTGTTGGTGAACAACCAGCACTTGGGCATGGTAGTGCAGTGGGAAGACCGCTTCATGGCCGGTAACCGAGCCCATACCTACCTGGGCCCAATTCATCACGATGAATGGGAAGGCAAAGGAAACGACATTTACCCAGCCGAACGCTACCCTGACTTCGTCCAAATCGCCAAAGGCTTTGGCTGCGGTGGTGCGACGATCAGCAAGAAAAGCGAGCTGATTCCTGCCCTGGAAGAAATGATCGCCCACGATGGCCCTTATGTCCTCGACGTGGCCGTGCCCTACCAGGAACACGTGCTACCAATGATCCCCAGCGGTATGACCGTGAAGGATATGATCAAGTCGTAG
- a CDS encoding sigma-70 family RNA polymerase sigma factor, protein MATKTKRSETEFDDFESVQSPLETYLREINETALLSAKEERELAQAIGNGDVAARDRMVRANLRLVVNIARGYTGKGLGLQDLIEEGNLGLLRAVEGFDPAMGTRFSTYASYWIKQSIKRALINCAKTIRIPAYMVELLSKWRRATNRLTEELGRTPTPEEIARVLGLQKKKLPIIKKAIRIYNSTPQTDQTDNGWSLGEMVTDERLKNPEEELVEHDDLKHVREMLKTMDGRESTVLKMRFGLHGEEPHTLKEIGEKLGLTRERVRQIETEALNRLAEGLQDPRERMLEGPIRRRGVRK, encoded by the coding sequence ATGGCCACTAAGACCAAACGGAGCGAAACGGAGTTCGACGATTTCGAATCCGTGCAAAGTCCGCTCGAAACCTATCTGCGTGAAATCAACGAGACCGCCCTGTTGTCCGCCAAGGAAGAACGGGAACTCGCCCAGGCCATTGGCAACGGAGATGTAGCGGCGCGCGATCGGATGGTCCGCGCTAATTTGCGTTTGGTCGTGAATATCGCTCGCGGGTACACAGGCAAGGGGCTCGGTCTGCAGGATCTGATCGAAGAAGGCAACCTGGGACTCTTGCGTGCGGTCGAAGGTTTTGATCCGGCAATGGGTACTCGCTTCAGTACCTATGCCAGCTACTGGATCAAGCAGTCGATCAAGCGAGCGCTGATCAACTGCGCCAAGACAATCCGCATTCCGGCTTACATGGTCGAATTGCTCTCGAAATGGCGGCGGGCCACCAATCGTTTGACGGAAGAGCTTGGCCGGACGCCAACTCCAGAAGAAATCGCTCGCGTGCTGGGTTTGCAGAAAAAGAAACTGCCGATCATCAAGAAGGCAATCCGCATCTACAACAGCACCCCGCAAACCGATCAAACCGACAACGGCTGGTCGCTGGGCGAGATGGTGACAGACGAGCGGCTGAAGAATCCGGAAGAGGAACTGGTCGAACATGACGACCTAAAGCACGTTCGTGAGATGCTCAAGACGATGGACGGCCGCGAGTCGACCGTCTTGAAGATGCGTTTCGGCCTTCATGGCGAAGAGCCGCACACGCTGAAGGAAATCGGCGAAAAGCTCGGTTTAACCCGGGAACGTGTACGTCAAATCGAAACGGAAGCCCTCAATCGCCTAGCCGAAGGCCTGCAAGACCCTCGCGAACGGATGCTAGAAGGGCCCATCCGACGACGCGGTGTGCGGAAATAG
- a CDS encoding macro domain-containing protein, producing MRVLQTCFEDLEPHDCFVTAANSFGIMTAGIDAAVVRYFGEELMQKVQFRIMNNYLGEQPVGSAFLVETNHPSIPYVCHAPTMRVPGGIDGTDKVYMATWGALLAIYQHNQNNQRQIETVAFPAFGAGFGGVPYAEVARQMAAAYDHFLNPPHRLDWDWVARRQKSICYDGNRQVVRG from the coding sequence GTGCGAGTCCTTCAGACTTGCTTTGAAGACCTAGAGCCGCACGACTGCTTTGTGACGGCGGCAAACTCATTCGGAATCATGACGGCCGGGATCGATGCGGCTGTGGTGCGGTACTTCGGAGAAGAACTCATGCAAAAGGTTCAATTCCGCATCATGAACAACTACTTGGGAGAACAGCCGGTCGGTTCGGCATTTCTTGTCGAAACCAACCACCCTTCGATTCCCTATGTCTGCCATGCACCAACGATGCGTGTGCCAGGAGGCATCGACGGAACCGATAAGGTCTATATGGCGACCTGGGGTGCCTTGCTGGCAATCTACCAACACAATCAAAACAACCAACGTCAGATCGAGACTGTCGCTTTTCCCGCATTTGGCGCCGGTTTTGGGGGCGTTCCCTATGCAGAGGTTGCACGACAAATGGCCGCTGCCTACGATCACTTCCTCAATCCGCCTCACCGACTGGACTGGGATTGGGTTGCTCGCCGTCAGAAATCGATCTGCTACGACGGAAACCGCCAAGTTGTCCGTGGCTAA
- a CDS encoding secondary thiamine-phosphate synthase enzyme YjbQ, protein MTWIQKEITVRARRRGFHLITREVLAELPDLGGIRVGMLHVFIKHTSASLGINENADPDVPVDLEMAFSKIVPESFPYIHTMEGPDDMPAHIKAAMLGSSVTVPITEGRLNLGTWQGIYLCEHRNHASGRRLVLTIQGEAH, encoded by the coding sequence ATGACCTGGATACAAAAAGAAATAACTGTCCGCGCACGTCGTCGTGGGTTTCACTTAATCACTCGCGAAGTGTTAGCGGAATTGCCTGATTTAGGGGGTATTCGTGTGGGGATGCTTCATGTTTTCATCAAGCACACCTCGGCTAGTTTGGGCATTAACGAGAACGCGGACCCAGACGTTCCGGTCGATCTGGAAATGGCTTTTTCCAAAATCGTTCCAGAGAGCTTCCCTTATATTCACACCATGGAGGGGCCAGACGACATGCCAGCTCATATTAAAGCCGCCATGCTGGGAAGCAGTGTCACTGTTCCGATTACCGAAGGACGCCTCAATCTAGGAACCTGGCAGGGGATCTATCTTTGTGAACATCGCAACCATGCTAGCGGACGAAGATTGGTGCTCACCATTCAGGGGGAAGCTCATTAG
- a CDS encoding carbon storage regulator has protein sequence MLVLSRKEGEKLRLGDEILITVVKVGADKVRLGIQAPSNLLILRDELDTHDQIEAEDEERTTLVFTAEVDQLAAKTLRIAA, from the coding sequence ATGCTAGTCCTTTCTCGCAAGGAAGGTGAGAAACTTCGGCTTGGTGACGAGATCTTAATAACCGTCGTCAAGGTCGGAGCTGATAAGGTGCGTTTGGGAATTCAGGCCCCCTCGAACCTACTCATTCTTCGGGACGAACTCGACACCCACGATCAAATCGAAGCGGAAGACGAGGAACGCACAACACTGGTCTTCACGGCAGAGGTGGACCAGTTGGCCGCGAAAACGCTGAGAATTGCGGCCTGA
- a CDS encoding PmoA family protein, whose amino-acid sequence MIRMLTLLLVTACASTCLAQTYEIVQEDDGLTVHYDGKLLTRYLTKSGTKPILYPLLGPDGLPLTRRYPIESLGDHERDDHIHHRSMWFTHGKVNGTDFWLESDEKGGKIIHEEFEKVTDGETAQIVALNRWEDPEGNVVCRDRRSLTFGQDEGQQYIDYDVTIIPGDKPVTFGDTKEGTFGMRVAGTMKVDAKLGGTIVNDKGTKNKDAWGKQSAWVDYYGPVKDKTVGVAILNHPSSYGYPTYWHVRTYGLFAANPFGVHDFAGKDKPAGDHTIEPGEELNLRYRVLIHEGTTEEADIAGAFARYEKVKK is encoded by the coding sequence ATGATCCGAATGTTAACCCTATTGCTTGTAACCGCTTGCGCTTCTACGTGCCTCGCCCAGACGTATGAAATCGTGCAGGAAGACGATGGTCTGACGGTTCATTACGATGGAAAACTGCTGACCCGCTATCTGACAAAAAGCGGCACAAAGCCAATTCTCTATCCTTTACTGGGCCCTGATGGCTTGCCGCTGACACGCCGCTACCCGATCGAGTCGCTTGGTGATCACGAGCGAGACGACCATATTCACCATCGTTCGATGTGGTTCACACACGGCAAGGTGAATGGAACCGACTTCTGGCTGGAAAGTGACGAGAAGGGGGGGAAGATCATCCACGAGGAGTTCGAAAAGGTAACCGACGGCGAAACGGCGCAGATCGTGGCGTTAAATCGCTGGGAAGATCCCGAAGGGAACGTTGTCTGTCGTGATCGGCGTTCGCTTACATTTGGACAAGACGAAGGGCAACAGTATATCGATTACGATGTCACGATCATTCCAGGGGACAAGCCGGTAACTTTTGGGGATACCAAGGAAGGCACCTTTGGCATGCGTGTCGCTGGCACGATGAAGGTCGATGCCAAACTGGGCGGGACGATCGTGAACGATAAGGGGACCAAGAACAAAGATGCATGGGGCAAGCAATCAGCATGGGTCGATTACTATGGCCCAGTTAAGGATAAGACCGTCGGCGTCGCGATCTTGAATCACCCTTCTAGCTACGGCTATCCCACGTACTGGCATGTTCGTACGTATGGCCTGTTTGCCGCGAATCCATTTGGTGTGCATGACTTCGCTGGAAAAGACAAGCCCGCTGGCGATCATACGATCGAGCCAGGCGAAGAGTTGAATCTCCGCTACCGCGTTTTGATTCATGAAGGAACCACAGAAGAGGCAGACATCGCCGGAGCTTTTGCTCGTTACGAAAAAGTAAAGAAGTAA
- a CDS encoding endonuclease V, whose amino-acid sequence MPLPDLGQVADSLQQRIPDLGMELQRLVRSIPPGRVVAYGDLANSLGDSVASRWVATYLLLPDGPVAECSHRVVRSTGELGLYYSGDVTEKAVKLTQEGIMARDGRVDLDQFRCELPATAKPLATLKAWQRDFVVPRAKNVELSDVTTIGGLDVSYHGETGVAVCSCFGADGQKLKYHDVKSLPIRFPYISGYLAFRELPVYLELLAEMQANERLPDVLLVDGNGKLHPRRMGIATMLGALVGIATIGIAKSRLCGTLLHEDLKVGTWGPIVASIDEPHEVLGYALLPHGKTKNPLFISEGYAVGEEAMRSLVDRCFAGHRSPEPIYHADRESRRIASTL is encoded by the coding sequence ATGCCTCTTCCGGATCTTGGTCAGGTTGCCGATTCCCTGCAGCAGCGAATTCCTGACCTGGGGATGGAGCTCCAGCGTCTCGTACGGAGCATCCCGCCAGGCCGTGTGGTTGCTTATGGCGATTTAGCTAACAGCTTGGGTGATTCGGTTGCAAGCCGTTGGGTAGCAACCTACTTGCTGCTTCCGGACGGCCCCGTGGCTGAGTGCTCTCATCGAGTGGTCCGATCGACTGGAGAGTTGGGACTGTATTACAGCGGGGACGTAACCGAAAAAGCGGTGAAGCTCACCCAGGAAGGAATTATGGCCCGTGACGGTCGAGTCGACCTGGACCAATTCCGCTGTGAGTTACCTGCAACGGCAAAGCCTCTCGCGACGCTAAAAGCCTGGCAGCGAGATTTTGTTGTGCCCAGGGCAAAAAACGTTGAGCTGAGCGATGTAACGACGATCGGCGGGCTCGATGTTTCTTATCATGGCGAGACTGGCGTGGCTGTTTGCAGCTGTTTCGGTGCTGATGGCCAGAAGCTGAAGTACCATGACGTAAAGTCTCTCCCGATTCGGTTTCCCTACATCTCTGGTTATCTGGCATTCCGCGAACTACCGGTCTACTTGGAACTGTTGGCTGAAATGCAGGCCAACGAGCGTTTACCGGACGTGCTGCTAGTTGATGGCAATGGAAAGCTGCATCCGCGTCGCATGGGAATCGCGACAATGCTTGGTGCTTTGGTCGGAATAGCAACCATCGGAATTGCCAAGAGCCGTCTTTGCGGAACGCTGCTGCACGAAGATTTAAAGGTGGGCACCTGGGGACCGATTGTTGCCAGCATTGATGAACCGCACGAGGTGCTGGGCTACGCGTTACTACCGCACGGCAAAACAAAGAATCCGCTCTTTATCTCCGAGGGATATGCCGTAGGTGAGGAGGCAATGCGCAGCCTAGTAGACCGCTGCTTTGCGGGGCATCGCAGCCCTGAACCGATCTATCATGCGGACCGCGAGAGCCGGCGGATTGCTAGCACGCTTTGA
- a CDS encoding VanZ family protein, whose translation MLPRISPLFSTAVLIFLGLLAFTATHWPMPHKLMAQTTDLLPQFDKFVHATIYAVLAIALLIVFGSWKFHWSVSLVFTVWLSLVTWGAFDELTQTLVAGRSCDPADLIADAIGVSLGIGVIAWARGRSVEQWLLPSESRS comes from the coding sequence ATGCTTCCCCGCATATCTCCCTTGTTTTCCACTGCTGTTCTCATTTTCTTGGGGCTTCTAGCATTTACGGCCACCCATTGGCCGATGCCGCATAAGCTGATGGCACAAACGACCGATTTGCTGCCGCAGTTCGACAAGTTTGTCCACGCTACGATATATGCAGTGCTAGCGATTGCTTTGTTAATCGTGTTTGGGAGTTGGAAGTTTCATTGGTCTGTTTCGTTGGTCTTTACCGTTTGGCTTTCGTTAGTCACTTGGGGGGCTTTTGATGAACTGACGCAGACATTGGTGGCAGGCAGATCTTGTGACCCGGCCGATTTGATTGCTGACGCGATAGGTGTCTCGTTGGGGATCGGTGTGATTGCCTGGGCGCGCGGCCGAAGTGTCGAACAGTGGCTCTTGCCGAGCGAGTCTCGCTCGTAA
- a CDS encoding NAD-dependent epimerase/dehydratase family protein produces the protein MQQIAYLSIVCSGYQVSLNSRNYDALGKYALMAILITGGAGFIGSHLTQILLAQSNEKLISLDNFNDYYDPALKRENVKQVANEERVTLIEGDFCDGEAMKRLFDEHDIDQVVHLGAYAGVRISVEQPHKYQHANVGGTLSLLEAARHHPVKRFLLASSSTVYGKGAGIPFAEDAPLGIPASPYGATKRAAELLCLTYHQLHGIPTACLRPFSVYGPRLRPDLALTIFAKAVHEGTPIPLFGDGSIRRDFTHVSDICQGFIAALTAEGVVGQEINIGHSDPIEMRKLIELLEKSFGKKAVINYLPERPEDLPVTYANLNKAEKLLGYSPKVLIEDGIQEYVDWFRTWHR, from the coding sequence TTGCAGCAAATTGCCTATCTCAGTATCGTTTGTAGCGGTTATCAGGTCTCCTTAAATTCGCGAAATTACGACGCATTAGGCAAGTACGCTCTCATGGCCATTCTGATCACCGGCGGTGCCGGTTTCATTGGTAGTCACCTCACGCAGATTCTCCTCGCACAATCGAACGAGAAACTGATCAGTCTCGACAACTTTAACGACTACTACGATCCCGCCCTCAAACGAGAGAACGTTAAGCAGGTCGCCAATGAAGAGAGGGTCACCTTGATCGAAGGGGACTTCTGCGATGGCGAGGCCATGAAGCGGCTCTTTGATGAACATGACATTGATCAGGTCGTCCATTTGGGGGCCTATGCCGGCGTCCGTATCAGTGTTGAGCAGCCGCACAAATATCAGCATGCCAATGTTGGGGGCACGCTCAGCTTGCTGGAAGCGGCCAGGCATCATCCAGTCAAGCGTTTTCTATTGGCTTCATCTTCCACCGTTTACGGCAAGGGAGCCGGAATTCCGTTTGCCGAGGATGCCCCACTGGGAATTCCAGCCAGCCCGTACGGTGCCACCAAACGAGCCGCCGAACTGCTTTGCCTGACTTACCACCAGTTGCACGGCATACCTACGGCCTGCTTACGGCCATTCAGCGTTTACGGGCCACGGTTGCGGCCTGACTTGGCGCTGACCATCTTCGCCAAGGCGGTCCACGAAGGCACCCCTATCCCCCTATTCGGCGATGGCAGCATTCGCCGCGACTTCACGCATGTCAGCGACATCTGCCAAGGTTTCATCGCCGCGTTAACCGCTGAAGGAGTCGTCGGCCAGGAAATCAACATCGGGCATAGCGACCCAATCGAAATGCGGAAACTGATCGAGCTGCTCGAGAAATCTTTCGGCAAGAAAGCGGTCATCAACTACCTGCCGGAGCGGCCTGAAGACCTGCCGGTGACTTACGCAAATCTTAACAAAGCCGAAAAATTACTCGGCTACAGCCCCAAAGTGCTGATCGAGGACGGCATCCAGGAATACGTCGACTGGTTCCGCACTTGGCATCGCTAA
- a CDS encoding 3-keto-disaccharide hydrolase, whose product MRSYVSISGLLLLGLWVLPVLADDAKESPKAKSLFDGKTLEHFEVPQFGGEGEVAVQDGVITMGQGVMLTGITYKNDDLPKTNYELTWEARRTMGLDFFAAATFPVGDSHCSFIPGGWGGAVVGLSNIDGEDASENETTKYVSFKDNQWYRFKLRVTPKKIEAWIDDKLVIDAKIEGKKISTRNEVDLSHPLGFAAWQSGAEIRKIELRELEK is encoded by the coding sequence ATGCGAAGTTACGTCTCAATCAGCGGTTTGTTGTTGCTCGGACTATGGGTACTTCCAGTGCTCGCTGACGATGCCAAGGAATCGCCGAAAGCGAAATCTCTGTTCGATGGCAAGACGCTGGAACACTTTGAAGTTCCGCAATTTGGCGGCGAGGGTGAAGTTGCCGTTCAAGACGGCGTGATCACGATGGGGCAAGGTGTGATGCTGACAGGTATCACCTATAAGAACGACGACCTCCCCAAGACCAACTACGAACTGACCTGGGAAGCCCGTCGCACGATGGGGCTCGATTTCTTCGCCGCTGCGACGTTCCCTGTCGGCGATAGCCACTGCAGTTTTATCCCTGGAGGCTGGGGGGGCGCCGTGGTAGGCCTTAGCAATATCGACGGCGAAGACGCTTCCGAAAACGAAACTACCAAGTACGTTTCGTTCAAAGACAATCAATGGTATCGCTTTAAGCTTCGCGTTACCCCAAAGAAAATCGAGGCTTGGATCGACGATAAACTAGTCATCGACGCGAAGATCGAAGGCAAAAAGATTTCAACTCGCAATGAAGTCGACCTATCGCATCCGCTCGGCTTTGCCGCTTGGCAAAGTGGGGCTGAGATTCGCAAGATTGAACTGCGTGAACTCGAAAAATAA
- a CDS encoding YifB family Mg chelatase-like AAA ATPase: protein MLAQLRTYSMAGIEALPVDVEVDVSPTALPKTVLVGLPEAAVRESVHRIERALVNSGFFCPRDRVVINLAPAELPKNAASFDLPITLGILAGSGQLQSDLLGQYAIVGELALEGITRPIRGVLSMAMAAEKQGLAGIIVPAENAREAAVVEGIEVIPVASLTEAVGYLAGQLDIEPVPPQIQTLLEEHSNYDVDFADVRGQELAKRATTIAAAGMHNLLFVGPPGSGKTMLAKRVRTILPGLTPSESVETTRIYSATGRLASDQPLLATRPFRSPHHTISEAGLVGGGSNPAPGEISLSHNGILFLDELPEFNRRTLELMRQPLEDRMVTISRALRSVTFPADFMLVAAMNPCPCGYRNDPRRDCRCTTPQVEKYVGKISGPLLDRIDIQIEVPAVPYQELASTTDGTSSEVLRATVIEARKIQTRRFVGSKTRYNGQMSSREVRKFCHVEDDAAALMKQSISNFGLSARAYDKILRLARTIADLEADTMISADHVCEAINYRMLDRSLVG, encoded by the coding sequence ATGCTGGCACAACTGCGGACTTACTCGATGGCCGGCATCGAAGCCCTTCCTGTCGATGTGGAAGTAGACGTTTCCCCAACTGCTTTGCCCAAGACCGTCCTCGTTGGGTTGCCGGAAGCGGCCGTGCGGGAAAGCGTTCATCGCATTGAACGCGCCTTGGTGAATTCCGGCTTCTTTTGCCCACGCGATCGTGTCGTGATAAATCTTGCCCCGGCTGAGCTGCCAAAAAATGCCGCGTCGTTTGACCTGCCTATCACGCTAGGCATTCTTGCTGGTAGCGGACAACTGCAAAGTGATCTTCTAGGGCAATATGCGATTGTGGGAGAGTTAGCTCTTGAAGGAATCACACGCCCGATCCGAGGTGTGCTTTCGATGGCGATGGCAGCCGAGAAGCAAGGACTGGCCGGAATTATTGTTCCAGCAGAGAACGCCAGGGAGGCCGCTGTGGTAGAGGGGATTGAAGTTATTCCGGTCGCCAGCCTTACCGAAGCGGTCGGCTACTTGGCAGGGCAACTCGATATCGAACCGGTCCCGCCTCAAATTCAGACACTGCTTGAAGAGCATTCGAACTACGATGTCGATTTCGCCGACGTCCGCGGTCAAGAACTTGCCAAGCGTGCAACAACAATTGCCGCAGCTGGCATGCACAATCTACTTTTCGTCGGACCGCCGGGCTCTGGCAAGACAATGCTGGCCAAGCGTGTACGGACGATTCTGCCAGGGCTAACGCCGAGCGAATCGGTCGAGACAACACGTATTTACAGTGCCACCGGTCGTCTGGCGAGCGATCAGCCACTGTTAGCCACGCGTCCGTTTCGTTCGCCTCATCATACGATTTCCGAAGCTGGCCTCGTCGGTGGTGGCAGTAATCCGGCTCCCGGCGAAATTTCGCTCAGTCACAACGGTATTCTCTTTCTAGACGAGTTGCCGGAGTTCAATCGTCGCACGCTTGAATTGATGCGGCAACCGCTAGAAGACCGCATGGTGACGATCTCGCGTGCTTTGCGAAGTGTTACCTTTCCGGCAGACTTCATGTTAGTGGCAGCGATGAACCCGTGTCCTTGCGGCTACCGCAACGACCCTCGTCGCGATTGCCGCTGCACCACGCCGCAAGTGGAAAAGTACGTCGGAAAAATCTCAGGGCCTTTGCTTGATCGAATCGATATTCAAATCGAAGTCCCAGCGGTCCCCTATCAGGAACTGGCGAGCACTACCGACGGAACCAGCAGCGAAGTGTTGCGGGCAACAGTAATTGAAGCCCGGAAAATCCAAACCCGCCGTTTCGTAGGTAGCAAAACACGCTACAACGGCCAGATGAGCAGCCGCGAAGTTCGCAAGTTTTGTCATGTGGAAGACGACGCTGCTGCGTTGATGAAGCAAAGCATCTCGAATTTCGGCCTCTCGGCCCGGGCTTACGACAAAATCTTACGGTTAGCCAGAACGATCGCCGACCTGGAAGCAGACACCATGATCTCAGCCGATCATGTGTGCGAGGCGATTAACTACCGGATGCTCGATCGGAGCTTGGTGGGGTAA